The DNA window TTCACAGATGGAACTATATTTGTCCTACTTCATTCATGCCTTCTGTGGTCTTCATCCACATATTTGGAAGATGTACGCACATAGAAATTCAATTGTCTCTTTGTTCCCCTGTGTTGTGCAAAGCAACAAACTAACTTGTCTTTACATTTTGTTGACAATGACAACATTGCAAATTCTAACCACTGTTTGTGAAACAAACCTTTGGGCTACGGGAGAGCTCTAGATGTGGTATTACTTGTGCGAATACCCCCCTCCCCCCACCCGCAGAAGCACATAGTTGAGTGTACATTGCTTACCTTAATAATTTGTACTTTGCACTTTAATGTGTAGATACAGCATCTTTCATAAATCTAAATCCTGAAATTGGCTTTTGTTTATGATGGATTAGTGTGGTTGCTAATTTGTTACACTCTCCAAAAACAAAAGAATTATTATATGTACTGTGTACCTTGATGAATCTTACTCATCTTCTTTACATATATGAGCATACAATTTCAAAGCACTTGCAGGTAGGCTTTCTCTAGAGAAGCTGTTTTAGTTTCTATTCTCATAGGTCCCTTGCAAGTTTAAACTTTGAAACTACTAATGAATTTATGACTGATTGTTTGAGGCGTTCCTCTTATCTACCTAATTCACTGCAGACTATTTTGGGGCGCAGAGAGGTTAGAGAATTTGCCAGTGGGGCATTAGCTGGTGCTATGTCAAAAGCTATTCTTGCTCCCCTTGAGACTCTCAGGTATTCAGAAACTTTGATCTCTATGTTTTGCCTTTGCACTTTAATTGGCCAGTTCAGTTTTTTAAGCACTACAACGGTGGCTGCAAATCCTACAGCTAGCTTGCTCAACATTCAAACTGTAAGCTTGGTTTTCATTCCTCCTTATCAAGGTTGATGCATGCACTTCAAGATAACTACCTGTAGCCCATTTTCTTTTGCATGATGCTGTGTTCTGAAAGATAAATGTACTGGGCTACTGGCAGTTTGCAAATTGCTAGGTTTCTCCAGAACACCACCTTAGTGATGTGCTACAAATTTTAAGGGATTGGCCCCCTTAACATATCCAATTTGCAAAACAATTTGAATTTTTAACTCTCCATGTAGTTTGTGTTACATTAATCCAGCATATGACCAAAACTATTTAACATTGCAAATGTATAAACATTTTATTTCATTTCATGCACAGCAGAATACATTACTTTTAAATTTTATGGTAACTTATTTCAAACTGTCCTGTTAAAACATATAGTTTGACACATGCTGATTATTAATTTTTTTCAACATCATATGATTAGTTTATAATTATCTCTTGATTAAAGCATAAGAATGGTCACATATTACCATTGTGTACTGATTTCAGGACAAGGATGGTTGTAGGAGTAGGATCTAGGCATATTTTTGGTAGTTTTGTGGAGATCATTGAACAAAATGGGTGGCAAGGGCTTTGGGCGGGAAATACAATCAACATGCTCCGCATTATTCCAACACAAGCAGTAGAGCTCGGAACATTCGAGTGTGTCAAAAGGAGCATGGCAGAAGCACAAGAGAAATGGAAAGAGGATGGATACCCAAAGATACAGCTTGGCAACCTGAAAATCGAGTTGCCACTCCACTTGTTATCTCCAGTTGCTATTGCCGGTGCTGCTGCTGGAATAGCTGGCACATTGGCTTGTCATCCTCTTGAAGTTATCAAGGTGATTGCTGAATTGAGACCTTGTTGACAGTCAGCACTATCTCTTCATCCATATATTCAACTGTGAAAATCATATTACATCATTACTTAGTGTCACATTATTGATGTTCTGACAGGATCGCTTGACTATCAATCGAGAGGTTTATCCTACCATTAGCCTTGCCTTCAGCAAGATCTACCAGACTGAAGGTATAGGTGGTCTATATTCTGGCCTCTGTCCAACACTAATTGGCATGGTTCCTTACAGCACATGCTACTTCTTTATGTATGATACAATCAAGACCTCTTACTGCCGCTTACATAAGAAATCATCTTTGAGTCGTCCTGAGCTACTAGTTATTGGGGCTCTTTCAGGTAAAAGATTCAGCATTTCCTACATTACATCTAGTTTCAGCCGCTTTCCTTTGGTTTACCAGTTCAAGATTCTATCTTGAATTCTATGACAAAATAGCAACATCAGGGGCATTCCGTATATTGCTTAATAGTTACTTGAGTCTGAGCAAACAGGACTGATGTTTTGCCGTTGCATCCACAGGCCTTACTGCAAGTACAATCAGCTTCCCGCTGGAAGTAGCAAGGAAGCGGCTCATGGTCGGCGCCCTGAAGGGGAAGTGCCCGCCCAACATGCTTGCTGCCTTATCAGAGGTGATCAAGGAGGAGGGCCTCCTGGGACTGTACCGCGGATGGAGCGCAAGCTGCCTGAAGGTCATGCCGAATTCCGGCATCACCTGGATGTTCTACGAGGCTTGGAAGGAC is part of the Panicum hallii strain FIL2 chromosome 2, PHallii_v3.1, whole genome shotgun sequence genome and encodes:
- the LOC112883239 gene encoding probable mitochondrial adenine nucleotide transporter BTL1 — encoded protein: MGSQDAPGGGGGAKLSLASVGFAGPGAGAGGGGYKELLVMALPKDDGLDGAKVAEVIGVRLPDVAGAVKTILGRREVREFASGALAGAMSKAILAPLETLRTRMVVGVGSRHIFGSFVEIIEQNGWQGLWAGNTINMLRIIPTQAVELGTFECVKRSMAEAQEKWKEDGYPKIQLGNLKIELPLHLLSPVAIAGAAAGIAGTLACHPLEVIKDRLTINREVYPTISLAFSKIYQTEGIGGLYSGLCPTLIGMVPYSTCYFFMYDTIKTSYCRLHKKSSLSRPELLVIGALSGLTASTISFPLEVARKRLMVGALKGKCPPNMLAALSEVIKEEGLLGLYRGWSASCLKVMPNSGITWMFYEAWKDILLADKDKQRA